From the genome of Acropora palmata chromosome 4, jaAcrPala1.3, whole genome shotgun sequence, one region includes:
- the LOC141878307 gene encoding uncharacterized protein LOC141878307, translated as MPMCLIVGCSRKTGRDKGIRLYRVPAVVTNQGPEVEELSTERRRLWISAISRDDLTEKILNSDRVCDQHFHSGTAAPLWDRYNIDWVPTLNLGHGKSATQRGQNAAREARAERSKERRKRQAEQQEQERLLKQQKLNEPGIPLADFASEIESSSTPGSEQVHDETVDLQRDEQETHHSSSTQTEAFDYLYRSVESGSVKDCPRNDASTQTEEFDYLFTQSATSKPFDKNYFREDNGKVSFYTGLPTYEVLEATFDHVSPFVKRRTQSLTLFQEMVMVLMKLRLNVPHQDLAYRFGVSQSTVSRTFAHWLLIMDVRLSPLIRWPEREELWKTMPQCFKFSFGNKTTVIIDCFEVFCVKPTNLLARAQTFSSYKHHNTVKILIGITPQGCISFVSEAWGGRTSDKHLTENCGLLNKLLPGDLVMADRGFTIHDGVALKQAQLVIPAFTKGKEQLNPIDVEETRRIAHVRIHVERVIGLLRRKYTILENTLPVDLLTCNPNGNPEVQVPMIDRIIRVCSGLVNLCGPIVPFDYIHLCTIQWNPNF; from the coding sequence ATGCCCATGTGCCTGATTGTTGGGTGTTCCAGAAAGACTGGTCGAGATAAGGGAATCCGATTGTATCGAGTTCCAGCCGTTGTGACAAATCAAGGCCCAGAAGTTGAAGAATTGAGTACCGAGCGACGACGATTATGGATCTCTGCAATAAGTCGCGATGATCTTacggaaaaaattttgaacagcGATAGAGTTTGTGACCAACATTTCCATTCTGGAACTGCAGCTCCTTTGTGGGATCGTTACAATATTGACTGGGTCCCTACTCTCAATTTGGGCCATGGCAAATCGGCGACGCAGAGAGGACAAAATGCAGCACGAGAAGCCAGAGCAGAGAGGTCCAAGGAAAGGCGAAAACGACAGGCGGAACAGCAAGAACAAGAACGTTTACTGAAGCAACAGAAGTTAAATGAGCCTGGAATCCCTCTTGCCGATTTTGCGTCCGAGATCGAAAGTTCGAGTACCCCAGGCTCAGAACAAGTTCACGATGAGACTGTAGACTTGCAGCGTGATGAGCAAGAAACACATCACTCAAGCTCTACACAAACAGAGGCTTTTGATTATTTATATCGGTCCGTGGAATCTGGGTCTGTTAAGGACTGCCCACGAAATGATGCCTCAACTCAAACAGAAGAGTTTGACTACTTGTTTACTCAATCAGCAACGAGCAAGCcctttgataaaaattattttagagaAGATAACGGGAAAGTGTCATTTTACACAGGTTTGCCAACATACGAAGTACTGGAAGCCACTTTCGATCATGTTTCACCCTTTGTCAAACGAAGAACACAATCTCTtactttatttcaagaaatggtCATGGTTCTGATGAAATTAAGACTCAATGTTCCACACCAAGACTTGGCCTACAGATTTGGTGTCTCTCAGTCTACAGTGTCAAGAACATTTGCTCACTGGCTGCTCATCATGGATGTTCGTTTGTCCCCACTTATTAGGTGGCCTGAGAGAGAAGAGCTTTGGAAGACCATGCCTCAgtgttttaagttttcttttggaaacaaaacaactgtcattattgactgttttgaagtgttttgtgTGAAACCTACAAACCTCCTGGCTAGAGCACAAACATTCAGCTCTTACAAGCACCACAATACAGTCAAGATCCTCATTGGCATCACCCCTCAAGGCTGCATCTCATTTGTCTCAGAAGCTTGGGGAGGACGCACCTCAGACAAACATCTTACTGAAAATTGTGGCTTGCTAAATAAATTGCTTCCTGGGGATTTAGTTATGGCAGACAGAGGGTTCACTATTCATGATGGTGTTGCTCTAAAACAAGCTCAACTTGTAATTCCAGCATTTActaaaggaaaagaacaatTGAACCCTATTGATGTTGAAGAAACAAGGAGGATCGCACATGTCAGGATCCATGTTGAGAGAGTTATAGGACTTTTACGCAGAAAATACACTATTCTGGAGAATACCTTGCCAGTAGATCTTTTAACGTGTAATCCAAATGGAAATCCAGAGGTCCAGGTACCTATGATTGACCGTATAATCAGAGTTTGCTCTGGCCTTGTCAATCTATGTGGCCCGATTGTTCCATTTGATTACATCCATCTTTGCACAATACAATGGAATCCCAATTTTTGA
- the LOC141878541 gene encoding uncharacterized protein LOC141878541 yields the protein SENERVPSIEELCRKIPILSEYCVKLEDSVKRRYLEKIAEVGVDPVTIPDQQFDTECLPPIEAMDLLSYLVLETSFYTKEQFKAYKSLEAYNFLVSGFLTSIQGCIVAGKHIVTGKVRHSQRMNEALICVWILAEKDGTVRSAHCLGCKAGLSESCSHVASVLFYVEAWTRIRGQLACTQVKCSWLLPSFVKDVPYARMRDINLASARKLKADLDKTIDSLSENSEAQATFFTASRRELTVEVPTEAEMDTFYKSLDR from the coding sequence TCGGAAAATGAACGCGTCCCTTCGATTGAGGAGCTTTGTAGGAAAATCCCAATATTGTCGGAGTATTGCGTAAAACTCGAGGACAGCGTAAAACGAagatatttagaaaaaatCGCCGAAGTTGGAGTCGATCCGGTCACCATTCCCGATCAACAGTTTGACACGGAGTGCCTTCCTCCCATTGAAGCGATGGATTTGTTAAGCTACTTGGTTTTGGAAACAAGTTTCTACACCAAAGAGCAGTTTAAAGCCTACAAGAGTTTAGAGGCCTACAACTTTCTGGTGTCAGGATTTCTAACAAGTATTCAAGGTTGCATTGTCGCTGGTAAGCACATCGTCACAGGAAAAGTTAGACATTCCCAGAGAATGAATGAAGCTTTGATCTGTGTCTGGATATTAGCCGAAAAAGATGGAACAGTCAGATCAGCTCACTGCTTAGGATGCAAAGCAGGACTCTCAGAATCGTGCTCACACGTAGCAAGCGTGTTGTTTTACGTGGAAGCTTGGACAAGAATTCGAGGTCAGTTGGCTTGCACACAAGTGAAATGCTCGTGGCTTTTACCATCATTTGTGAAAGACGTTCCATATGCTAGAATGCGGGACATAAATTTGGCCTCCGCCAGAAAACTGAAAGCGGATTTAGATAAAACAATCGATAGCTTAAGCGAAAACAGCGAGGCTCAGGCAACATTCTTCACAGCCAGCAGAAGAGAACTAACAGTGGAAGTTCCCACAGAAGCTGAAATGGACACCTTCTACAAAAGTTTAGacagataa